AGCTGAAGCCACCATACCAGCTAGAACAGGCGTTAGTTCGAAGGTTTCAGAGAAGAACAGTGGCAGCATAGAAACCACCGCTAGCTCTGAGCCGAATGTCGCAAAGTACAGAACATTTAGTACCGCAACTTGCTTAAATTTGTATTGGTGGATCTCTGGTACTTCTTCTTTGAATACGTTCTTATTCACTTTCCAAACTTGAGTTACTTCATACACATACAGTGCAGCAAGTACCGCATACACACCGTAAACAGCAGGGTCTGAAAGCATACCGATACCTGATGGAGACAGTTTCCAAGCCAGCAGAGCTAATGCCGCGTACATAGGGATCTTCATGAAGAGTAGAAAGAAAAAGTCACCCTTAGACGTCACTTCCATTGCCGTTACTTGAGCTGGCTTGAAGTAGGTAGAACCTTTTGGTGTGTCGGATACGTTTTTGTAGAACACAACAGAGAACAATAAACTCATTACACCCGTGATACCGACAGCGTAACGCCAGCCATCTTCGCCACCAAATACCAATGCTAGGGTAGGAAGAGTGAACGCGGCCGCAGCTGAACCAAAGTTACCCCAACCGCCGTAGATACCTTCTGCTGTACCCAGCTCGTTATGTGGAAACCATTCAGATACCAAGCGGATACCAACCACGAAGCCTGCACCGATAAAGCCGAGTAGGAAACGGGCAATAGCGGCTTGAATGAAAGAATCAGCTAGTGCGAACATGAAACACGGGATCGAACAGATCGCGAGTAACGAAGAGTATACGAGTCTTGGGCCGTAGCGGTCGGTAAGCATACCAA
The window above is part of the Vibrio chagasii genome. Proteins encoded here:
- a CDS encoding NarK family nitrate/nitrite MFS transporter — its product is MDNSKFSLFSFTGKMKVLHLSWIAFFITFVVWFNFAPLLQMVKTSLGLTTEEIKTLLILNVALTIPARVAIGMLTDRYGPRLVYSSLLAICSIPCFMFALADSFIQAAIARFLLGFIGAGFVVGIRLVSEWFPHNELGTAEGIYGGWGNFGSAAAAFTLPTLALVFGGEDGWRYAVGITGVMSLLFSVVFYKNVSDTPKGSTYFKPAQVTAMEVTSKGDFFFLLFMKIPMYAALALLAWKLSPSGIGMLSDPAVYGVYAVLAALYVYEVTQVWKVNKNVFKEEVPEIHQYKFKQVAVLNVLYFATFGSELAVVSMLPLFFSETFELTPVLAGMVASAYAFMNLMSRPGGGWISDKFGRKPTLLILTAGLAVGYFAMGQVESTWPVWLAVVAAMACSFFVQAGEGAVFATVPLIKRRMTGQIAGMTGAYGNVGAVVYLTVLSFVSYQTFFLVIAATAVLGFVTLMFMEEPNGQIAEVNDDGSVTLINVSS